One window from the genome of Balaenoptera musculus isolate JJ_BM4_2016_0621 chromosome 3, mBalMus1.pri.v3, whole genome shotgun sequence encodes:
- the LOC118893110 gene encoding chromobox protein homolog 3-like, producing the protein MGKKQNGKSKKVEEAEPEESVVEEVLDHRVVNGKVEYFLKWKGLTDADNTWEPEENLDCPGLIEAFLNSQKAGKEKDGTKRKSLSDSEPDDSKSKKKRDTADKPRGLARGLDPERITGATDSSGEFMFLMEWKDSDEVDLVLAKEANVKCPQIVIAFYEERLT; encoded by the coding sequence atgggaaagaaacagaatggaaagAGTAAAAAAGTCGAAGAGGCAGAACCTGAAGAATCTGTGGTAGAAGAAGTACTGGACCATCGTGTAGTGAATGGGAAGGTGGAGTATTTCCTGAAGTGGAAGGGATTGACAGATGCAGACAATACTTGGGAACCCGAAGAAAATTTAGATTGTCCAGGGTTAATTGAAGCATTTCTTAATTCTCAAAAAGCTGGTAAAGAGAAAgatggaacaaaaagaaaatctttatctGACAGTGAACCTGATGATagtaaatcaaagaagaaaagagatactGCTGACAAACCAAGAGGTTTAGCCAGAGGTCTCGACCCAGAGCGAATAACTGGTGCCACAGACAGCAGTGGAGAATTCATGTTTCTCATGGAATGGAAAGATTCAGATGAGGTGGACTTGGTGCTGGCAAAAGAGGCAAATGTGAAGTGTCCTCAAATTGTAATTGCTTTTTATGAAGAGAGACTAACTTAG